The Hyalangium ruber genome includes the window CTGACCTTCGGCTCGACGATGCATGCGCGCGCCGAGGTGAACGTGCCTCAGGGCCGCACGGAGGACCTGCTCGACATCATCGCGGGGCTGCACCCGAACATCGCGGTCATGCAGGGCACGATCGCGGGCGTGGCCTCCGGGCGCGTGGAGATCGACAGCCCCGTGGACCGCTTCGAGGGGCTGGCGGCGTTCGACTTCAAGGACACCACCTATTACGGGCGCCGCATGGGCAGCGGCTCGACCCGGCTGCGCTTCGTGGATGGCAAGGAGATGGTGCTGGAGCGCACCGTGCTCGAGGGCCCGCTCGGCAAGAGCTGGGTGGAGGGCACCTTCACCTTCGCGGGTGGGCTGGACTACCGCTTTGGCGGCGAGGACCTCTCGCTGGCGGAGGCGGTGGGGCAGGAGTTCGCCACGCGCATGGGCCTGCAGGGCACCCTCACGCTCGCGGGCACCGTGTCCGGCAACTCCACCCTGCCCATCGTCGAGGCGACGCTGACGAGCCCTCGGGTGGCGTTCGCCGACCGCGACCTGGGCCCGATGCACCTGGTGGCCCGCATGGAGGGCAGGGACCTCGACATCACCGGCAAGCCCTTCCGGGACGCCAGCGGCTTCGTGGAGATGAAGGTGAAGGAGCCGTTCCCCTTCGAGGCCTCCGTGATGCTGGCGCTGCCGGAGATCCGCCCGCTGCTGCCCGCCAGCACCCTGACGCAGGGCATGTCCGGCGCGCTCTCGGGCATCCTCAGTGCCCAGGGCAACATCCGCAACTGGGAGGCCGTGCAGCTGAGCGCCACCGTGGACCAGCTCACCCTGGCGCGTGGCGGATTCCGGGGCGCCAACGAGGGCCCGATCGCCCTGAGCTATGTGAACGGCCGGCTGGAGGTGCAGTCCTTCGCCTTCCGGGGCCCGGACACGGAGCTGTCCGCCACCGGCTGGCTCGGCCCTCGCGCCATGGACCTCACCGTGCGCGGCGCGCTGGACATGCGGGTGCTCGAGTCGCTGGTGCCGGACCTGGAGCGTACCGGCGGCCGGATGGAGTTCCAGGCACAGGCCAGCGGCCTCATGGACAAGCCCTCCCTGGCGGGCGAAGCGAACCTCTCCGATGGGCGGATGGCCTTGCGCGGCCGGCCCGTGACCCTGCGCAACCTCTTCGGGCAGGCCACCTTCACCGAGCAGGGCGTGTTGCTCAAGGGGTTCCGGGGCCTGCTCAACGAGGGGAGCGTCCGCGCCAGCGGGGAGATTGCCCTCAAGCAGCTCGTGCCCGACCGGCTGTCGCTGGTGGCGGAGCTGGAGAACGTCACCTACCGCTTCTCGGATGACCTGCCCGTCACCGCCTCCGGGGACTTGCAGCTCACGGGCACGCCGGACGCGATGCTGCTCGCGGGCGACGTGGACATCCTCCGGCTGCGCTACCAGAAGGGCCTGGAGCTCGACAGCGTCCTCAAGAACCTCGGCCGGCGCAGCGGCGTGCTGCCCACCACGGCGGACAAGCCGCGCGAGTTCCTGACGTATGACGTGCGCGTACACCTGAGGGACGTGCGGGTGGACAACAACCTGGCGCGCGCCCGGATGCTGGGCGACCTGCGGCTCACCGGCACCAACGTGCGCCCCGGGCTGCTGGGGCGGGTGGAGGCGGCCGAGGGCAGCCAGGCGTTCTTCCGCAACAACCAGTTCGCCATCAGCCAGGCCCAGGTGGAGTTCCGGGACCGGTACGGGTTCGATCTCGTCTTCGACGTGCGCGCCCAGACGCAGGTGCGCGAGTACACCCTGAAGCTGCACGCGTTCGGGCCTCCGAGCGACCCGCAGGTGCTGCTCTCCTCGGAGCCCTCGCTGGCGGAGGGTGATGTGCTGTCGTTGCTCACCCTCGGTGTGACCAGTACGGACCGGGATACGGCGGCCTCGGCCAGCGCGGGCCTGGCCGCCGAGGCGCTCTTCAACGTCTCCGGCCTGGACCGGCAGGTGAAGCGCTTCCTACCGCGCAACGCCATTTTGAAGGACCTGTCCTTCCAGATCTCGACCACCTACAACGATGCGACCCGGCAAGCGGAGCCGACCGCACAACTTGAGTCGAAGATCCTCAGCGACCAGCTTAAGATCGGTATGACACAGCCGGTCAGTGGGCGAGGGACACGCGCCCGCGCCGAGTACCGCTTCGACAACCGCCTCTCCGCTCAGGCTCAGTGGGACAACGAGAACAACGAAGCCTCCTTCGGCAACCTAGGGCTCGAGCTCAAGCTGAGCTGGGAGGTCGAGTAGCGCTCGCCGTGTGCCTGCTGGTGGCCGGCGTGGCCCTGGCGCAGGAGCCGTCCCCGAGCGCCTCGGAGGACGTGGAGCTCGAGGCGTCCGTGGCGCCCGCGGTGCTGGAGGTGGAGCTGAGCCTGCCGCCGGGCTCGGACCCCCGGAGCCTGACCGAGCTGTTCGAGCTGGTGATGGTCCGTCGGGGGCAGGTGCTCTCGCCGCTGGCGGTGCGCCGCAGCGTGGAGCGCCTGTGGAACACGGGCCGCTTCACGGACGTGGTGGCCCGGGTGGTGGACGTGCCTGGCGGCGTACGGCTGGTGTTCCAGCTCACGCCGGTGCAGCGGCTCTCGCGGCTCGTCATTGAGGGCAACGTCGTCCTGCGGGACGATGAGATCCGCGACGCCAGTGGCCTCCAGGAAGGGGCGCCGTTGGACCCCGACGGGTTGGACACCGCCCTCGCGGCCATCGAAGAGGCCTACATCCGCAAGGGCTATGACCAGGCCCAGGTGAAGATGACCCAGGAGCCCACGCCGGGTGGCGTCGTCCTGGTGTTCACGCTCGAGGAGGGCGAGCCCACCCGGCTGGGCCGCGTGACGCTCACGGGCAGCTTCGGGCTGCCGCTGCCCCGGCTGATGGAAGCGCTGGGGCTGGAGGTGGGCGCGGTGTTCGACCGGGCCCGGCTCGATGCCGGCCTGGAGCGGCTGCGCGCGGTGCTGCGTGAGCAGCGCTACTACCGGGCGCGGGTGGGCACTCCGCTCGTGACTCCGGAGAAGGGCGTCGCGACGGTGGCTCTGCCGGTCTCCGCCGGCCCGCGCTACACCTTCCACTTCCACGGCAACCACCGCTTCCCGTCCGCGCTGCTGCAGCGCGTGCTGTCCTACGACGGCACGGAGGCGCTGGATCCGGGGATGATGGAGCACCTGGCGCGACGGGTGGCAACGTTCTACCGCTACCGTGGCTTCCACGATGTGCGCGTCACACCGCGCGAGGTGCGCCGGCCGGACCACGAGGAAGCGGTGCTTGCCTTCGACATCGAGGAGGGCCACCCGCTCGTCGTGACGCAGGTGCGGTTCCAGGGCAACCGGGCGCTGCCCAGCGGCGTGCTGCGCGAGGTGCTCGCCGAGCGCGTCCGTGCCAGCGAGCCGCTGCCCGACGTGGCGCTGCCGCTGCGGGACGATCCGCTCCAGCTCGATGGGCGCGACACGCGAGGTCCGCGCTCCCTGCCTCTCGCGCCGGATCCGCACACGGTCTTCGTGGAGGATGCGTACTTGGAGGCCGCGGAGGTGCTGACCGAGGCCTACCGCGAGCGTGGCTTCCCGAACGCCCGGGTGAGCTTCCGCCACCTGGATCTGGACGTGGCGGGGCGCACGGCGGTGGCCGAGTTCGTGGTGGAGGAGGGGCCGGAGACGCGGGTGGGCGAGGTCATCGTCGAGGGGCTGCCGGCGGGCCTCAGCGCCGAGGGGCTGGAGCTGCGCCGGGGCGACTCGCTGAGCGAGGAGGCGGTGGATCGCGCGCGCCAGGGGCTCGTGCGACTGCTCGCGCGGGCGGGCTACCTGTTCGCCCGGGTGGAGGTGGAGGCGCAGCCGGGCGGCGAGGACCCGTGGGACATGAAGGTGCGCGTGGTGGTGGAGCCGGGTCCGCAGGTGCGCGTGGGCCGCATCATCATGCAGGGCCTGGCGCGCACGGATGAGCGGACGGTCCGCGCGCACCTCGACCTGGAGGTGGGTCGCACGCTCGACCTGGAGAAGCTGGGCGAGGGGCGGCGCCGGCTCGCGCGCCTCAACATCTTCCGGCAGGTGGAGGTGCAGCTCCGGGAGCCGAACCGTCGGGAGGAGATCAAGGACATCCTGGTGACGGTGCAGGAGCGCCCTCGCATCGATGGCGAGGTGTCGGGCGGCTACTTCCTGGTGGATGGTCCACGCGTCACGCTGGATACGGCGTTCCCGAACGTGGACGGCCAGGGCCTCAACCTGCTGGCGCGCGCCAAGGTGAACTACGTGGGCTGGAGCGCGGAGGCGCTCTCCGGCAGGTACTCGCTCGACAGCGGGCAGGACGCCTCGCTTCAGGGCTGGGATGGCTTCGGCGGGCGCGGCAGCGTGTCGCTCACCCAGCCTCGGCTCAACCTGTTCCTGCCGTTCGAGATTGGCGGGCGCGCGGACTTCATCGGTGAGCGCGTCCACCGGCCCTCGTACCTCTCGACGCGGTTCGCGGCGGTGGCGGGCCTGGACTGGGCGGCGGCCCGGTGGCTGAGCCTGTCGCTCCAGTACGAGCTGGAGCACAACCGGCTGAAGTCGCGCGGCGGTGTGCTGCGGGTGCCGAGCCGGGCGGACCAGGAGCGGCTGCGCTTCCCGTACGGCGTCTTCACCCTGCACTCGCTGCGCCCGTCGGCCACGCTCGACTTCCGCGACGACCCGACGAATCCGCGCCGGGGCCTGCTCATCTCCACCAGCGCGGAGCTCACCCGCGACCTGAGCGTGGCGCCCACCGACGCACAGGGCGCCTCCGCGCCGGACTTCCCCATCAACGAGGTGAAGCTGTCCAGCAGCGTGAGCGTGTACGCGCCGCTGGGGCGCCGGGCCAGCATCGCGCTCTCCGCGCGGGCGGGGACCATCATCCAACTGACCGACGGGGCGCAGTCGATCGGCTCCAAGCTCTTCTACCTGGGCGGTTCCTCCAGCCTGCGCGGCTTCCGGGAGGACGGGGTGCTGCCCGAGGACCAGCGCGAGGACGTACGCCAGCAGCTGATCGACTGCCGCGCCATCATCGATCCGTCGGGTTGCCCCGAGGCGCTGGAGGCGGTGCTCTCCGGGCAGGCCCCCATCAGCCAGGGGGGCGAGTTGTTCACCCTCGGCAAGCTGGAGCTGCGCCTGCCGGCCGTGTCCTCGGTGGACCTGGGCCTCTTCTTCGAGGCCGGCAACCTCTGGGTGGACCGGACCAATTTCGATCCGAGCGCGCTGCGGTACACCGCGGGCGTGGGCCTGCGCTACGTCACGCCGGTGGGCCCGCTGGCCTTCGACGTGGGCGTCAACCTCGACCGGGACGAGGCCATCAACGAGCCGACCTCCCAGTTCCACTTCAGCATTGGTGTGTTCTAGGGAGGTGCGCGTGCCCACTGCCTGGAGAGCCCTGCTGGTTGCCAGCGCCACCTTCGTGGGGAGCATGGGGTGCGTCAGCGCTCCGGAGGAGGTGAAGGCCTCGACGCGGCCGAAGTGGATGCCGCCGGAGATGAAGTGCTCGTCGGATGCCATCGCTCAGATGGAGCGGATGCAGCTGAAGGTGGGGGACCGCATCCCCGTCGTCGTGGACGAGACGCAGAACCGGCCGGGCTCGGCGCACTACAAGAGCCGGTTCGTCATGTCCCTGCCGAAGGTGGAGGAGGGCGAGCTCAAGGACATGAGCATCGCGGGCTATCTGTACGTGGCCAACCACCGCGTCTTCGGCCGGTATGACCGCGCCTACGTTCGCTATTACGAGGACGGCAAGCTGCGGGACTTCTACGAGGTGCCCTTCTGCGGCGTGCTGGTGGATCCCCGGTGGGACAAGGACGGGGAGGGGATCATCTCCTACCCAGGCCCGGAGCCGGGCACGGCGGTGGTGCAGGACTCGCAGGGCGTCATCCAGGTGGTGGATCAGTTCCCCTGAGGTAGGCATCGACCGCCTCGAAGGTGCGCGAGACCTGTTGGCGGTACTCGGCCGGGTACGCCCACCACAGGCTCTGGAAGTGGAACAGGGACGTCAGCGTGGCCACCGCGGAGAGCGCCACCACGAGCGTGAATGCCCGGGGGGAGAGGAGACGAGACGCTCCGCTCCCGGCGCCCGCATGGCGCAGGTACGCCGCGAGGAACCAGACCCCCAATGGGAGGAACTCGGCGGTGAACCGGTAGGCCAGCCAGTAATAGGAGAGGATGAGCACGCACTGGGCAGCAAAGGGCAGCGCGCAGAGCACGAGCAGCTGCCGTTCCCCCGGGCGTCCCCGGAGCGCGAGCCCACCCGCGAGCCCGAGCACGAGCCACGGCGAGACGAGCAGTGGCGAGATGATCAGGGTGGTGAGGTCGCGGTAGAGCTCCGGCCGAGGAATCATCAACGGGCGGGCGAAGCGCAGGAATGGTGCCTGGGCGCTGAAGTGCTCCAGGGAGATGCGGAAGTAAGCCCAGGCGCCGCTGGGGATACGGCTCCAGTGGAACGCGCTGTCCACGCCCTGGGGCTTCGGTCCTCCGTAGGCATCGAGTGGGGCGAACGCGAGCGGCGAGCCGAAGCGTGCGTGGTTGTACCAGAGGGAGAAGAGTCCCGCGGCCAGCGTCGGAAGCAGTGCCAGCGCCACGCGCCCCACGACTCTGGACAGCGGCTGCTGCTCTCTACGCACTTGAAGCACGAGGAACCGCAGGGCGAGGCCCACGGTGAGCACATAGAGCGGCAGGCCGAAGGTCACCCGCGAGAGGAAGGCGACGCCCGTAGCCGCCGACAGCAGGGCGAGGCTTCTCCATGCTCCCGCGTCATCCCGGAGTACGCCGAGCGCGAAGGACACGCCCCACAGGGCGGCACACAGCCCCCAGAGAATGGCCTCGTGGTACAGGTTCGCGAGCGAGCCCAGGAGGACGAGCGGCGAGCCCAGGCCGAGGGCGGCCAACGACGCGAAGAACAGGACACTACGTCCTCGGGCATCGAGCCGTTCGTTGGCGGCGAGCTGTCGGCGGCAGATGGCGGCGACGGCCCACAGGCAGAGCAGGAGCGCCAGGAAGCCCGAGGCCCGAGACCAGAGTCCGTACGCGGAGGGCGCGAGCAGGTCCGGCAGCACGCGCAAGAGCGCGGGGAACGGGCCGAAGTACATGACCGTGCGCCCGCCGGAGCGCCAGGCTTCGATCTGGATGTCCTCGGGACGGACCTCCGCCGAGCCCAGGCGGAGGCTGCGCGCCAGCGAGTCGTACGCGCTGCCCAGCGCCTCGCGCACATCCCACGCGAACGTCCCCCGCGTAACGAGCCACGCCTGGAAGGCCACCAGGCAGGCGAGGACCACGAAGGTGGGCACCCCGGACGGACCCTCGCGCCAGCGTGCATGGGCGAGCATGAGCGCCGCCCCAGCGCAGGCGGCGAGTGCCACGGAAGGCGTGGTGATCCAGGCAAGCACCAGTCCCACGCCCAGGCACGGAGCGAGCGGCTTCAGGTGGCGGCCGAGTGCTTCGATCGCGCGTCGCCTCGACGGCTGCGCACTCTGGCTCTTTCCCAGGAATTCCAAGACGGCCCCAGCCCTTAGCACGCTATCCACGGCGAGGATGCCTGTGTTACTGCCGTGGAAGGCTCGCCTTCCCTCTCGCGAGCGCCGACATCAGTTTCGGGGCGTAGGTGTGCCTCGTAAGGCCACGTATGACCCCCGTCGAGCGATTTACTGCCTGGATAGTGGATGACAGCGCCCTGGAGGCGGAGGCGGTTCGGCGCGCGCTGGCGGGCTCCTGCGATGCCGAGGTGTTCCGCGACGGCCCCTCCGTCCTCGAGCGCATCTCGATGGCGCCATTGCCCGACGTCGTCGTGCTCGACTGGATGCTTCCTGGCTCCTCGGGACTCGAGGTGTGCCGCTTCCTGCGTCAGAACTGGGACGAGGCGGAGCTGCCCATCCTCATTCTCACCGCGAGGGGGACCAAACCGGATGTCGTCGAGGGGCTGTCCGCCGGAGCCAACGACTACGTAGCCAAGCCCTATGCAACCGCCGAGCTGGCCGCGCGAGTCTCGGTGCTCGTGCGGCTGCGGCGCACCCACCTGCGTGCGCTTCGGGCCGAAGCCGAGGTGCGGCAGCACGAGCAGGAGTTCCGCCGGTTGGCGGAGAACCTGCCGGATGTCGTGGCACGCTTCGATCCGCAGCACCGCCACCTCTACGTGAGCCCGAGCATCACCCGCATCTCGGCCCTTTCTCCCGAGCGCTTTCTTGGCAAGACGAACGCCGAACTCGGCATGCCCGCGCAGCAGGTGGCCCAGTGGCGCGCCGCCATCGATGCCGCGCTGCAGGGGCGCGAGGTGTCGGTGCGCTTCGAGTTTCCCGCCGAGGACGGACTCCGTCACTTCCACTCCCGGGTCGTTCCGGAGCGCGATGAGCAGGGGCGCGTGGAGTCGGTGCTGTGTATCGCGCGAGATGTAACGGCCCAGGTCCGCGCCGAGCAGGCCATGCGCGAGAGCGAGGAGCGGCTGCGGCTGACCATCGAAGCGGGGGAGGTCGGCACGTGGGATGCCCACCTCCATACCCAAGCGCTGAACTTCGATGCTCGCGCCAAGCGGTTCTTCGGGCTCTCCCCGGACCGGCCGATGAGCGTGGAGCACTTCTTCGCGGCGCTGCACCCCGAGGATCGCGAGCGCATCCGCTCCGACGTGGAGGTCGCGGTCAAGGGTGGCTTTGAAGGCGTATTCCAGCCCGAGTTCCGCACGGTGGGCTTGGAGGACGGCCTCGAGCGCTGGGTGGCCGCCCAGGGGCGCGTCATCTTCGACGTTCAGGGCAAGGCCGTGCGGTTCCTCGGGACGTTGAGGGACATCTCCAATCTCAAGCGTCAGGAGGAGGAGACGCGCAGGATGCAGGAGTTCGAGCAGAAGCTGGTGGGCATCGTGGGGCACGACCTGCGCAACCCGCTGGGCGCGATCCAGGTCTCCGCGGCCCTGCTCGAGCGGCGGCTCAGTGAGCCCGCCCTCGTGCGCAAGGCGCAGGTCATCTCCGCCGCGGCTGGCCGGGCGGGTAACATCATCAGCGACCTGCTCGATCTCACGAAGGCGCGGCTCGGCGGAGGAATCCCGGTGCATCCTCAGTCGTGCGATCTCCACGAAGTCATCCGCGAGGTCGTGGAGGAGCACAGCGCCGCGCACCCCGCGCGTCAGATCCGCCTCGGGTTGAACGACGCGGCGCAGGGCACGTGGGACCGGGAGCGCCTCGCGCAAGTGGTGGCAAACCTCTTGAGCAATGCCCTGAACTACAGCCCGCCGGAGACGTCCGTGGAGGTGGCGACGGAGAAGGCCGAGGAGGAACTTCTCGTGCGCATCCACAACGAGGGGCCTCCCATTCCCGAGGCGCTGCGCGCTCGGCTTTTCGAGCCCTTCAAGCGGAGCCTGGAGGGGCAGGTGCGGCGCGAGGGACTGGGGCTGGGCCTCTACATCGCCGAGCGCATCGTGACGGCACATGGGGGACACATCGACGTAGCCTCCTCCGCGCAGCACGGCACCACCTTCAGCGTTCACCTTCCCTGGCGTGCCCGGGAAAGCCTGGAGCGCCAGTGAAGATCTGGGTCGATGCCGATGCGTGTCCGGGACCGGTGCGAGACATCCTCCTGCGCGCCGCCGAGCGCCTGCGGGTCCCCACTGTCTTCGTGGCCAATAAACGCCTCAACCTGCCGCGCTCGGAGTTCGTCTCCTCGGTGCAGGTCGCCGGAGGCCCCGATGTGGCGGACGCGCACATCGCCGCCGCGGCCCAGGCCGGCGAGCTCGCCATGACGCAGGACATCCCCCTGGCCGCGCTGCTCGTCCCCAAGGGCGTGGTGGTGATCGACCCCCGGGGAGAGCTCTTCAGCGAGGAGAACATCGCCGAGCGCCTCTCGGTGCGGAACTTCATGCAGGAGCTGCGTGACAGCGGGGTGATGACAGGAGGGCCCGGGGGATTCTCCGCCCAGGATCGGCAGCAGTTCGCCGCCACCCTGGACCGCGAACTCACGCGGCTGCTCAAGACGCGCGGGTGACGTGTCGGTGTAGAGTCCGGGCGTGTTCTACGCGTTCATCCGTGGCCTGGTGTCCCTGACGCTGGGGCTCTTCTACCGAGTGAAGGTGAATGCCCCGGCCTCCGAGCCCGAGGGCCCGGTCATGTTCGTGGGCAACCACCCCAACGGCTTGATCGACCCGGCGCTCTTGTTCGTCATCACCCGCCGCCACGTCACCTTCCTGGCCAAGGAGCCCCTGTTCCGGCTGCCCGTCATCGGGTGGATCCTCAAGGGGCTGCGGGCGCTGCCGGTGTACCGCAAGCAGGACAATCCCACGCAGATGACGAAGAACGAGGGGACGCTGGAGGCGGCGCGCACGGCGTTGGTGCAGGGGCGCGCCATCACCATCTTCCCGGAGGGCAAGAGCCACTCGGAGCCGATGCTCGCGGAGCTGAAGACGGGCGCGGCGCGTATCGCCCTGGGCGCGGCGCGCGAGGGAGCCCCGGTGCGCATCGTCCCGGTGGGGTTCACCTACTCGGAGAAGCACGTCTTCCACAGCGCGGTGCTCATCGATGTGGGGCCCGCCATCGAGGTGGCGCCCTTCCTGAAGCTCGATGCGGAAGGCGGTGCGGGGGAGAAGGAGGCGGCGCGCCAGCTCACCGAGCGCATCGCCGGAGCGCTCAAGGCCGTCACGGTGAACCTGGAGCGGTGGGAGGACCTGCCGCTCATCCAGATGGCCGAGCAGCTCTACGCGTTCCGCCAGGGCGAGAAGACGGACCGGGAGCGCCTCAAGCACTGGGCGCGAGGGCTCCAGCTCTTCCGGACCGAGCAGCCGGAGCGCTTCGAGCAGGTACGCGCGTCCCTGATGTCCTTTCAGCGCCGACTGGAGCTGGTCCACGCGGACCCGAAGGACCTGACGCTCGTATACCGCACCGGGCAGGTGACCACGTTCGTGCTGAAGAACCTGGCGCTGCTGTGCCTGGGGCTGCCGCTGTTCCTGTTGGGGCTGGTGCTCTTCGGCCTGCCGTACCAGGTGCCGCGGCTGCTGGCGCGCAGCGCCGAGCTGGATACCCAGGCCACGGTGAAGTTCCTGGCCGCGCTGCTCATGTCCCTGCTGTGGTGGCCCGGGCTCACGGTGGCCGCGTGGCTGCTGGGCGGCTGGGGGTGGGGCGTGGCGGCGCTGGTGGGCGTGCCGCCGCTGGCGCTCTTCACCCTCTACTTCTCCGAGCGCTGGGTGGTGCTCAAGCGCGACATTGGCGTGTTCTTCACGCTGGGGAGTCGCGCGAGGCTCAAGGCCCTGCTCCTGCAAGATGGGGAGCGGCTGTCCACCGAGGTGGAGCGGCTGGCCGGCGAGTACCGGCCTCGAATGGAGCAGGCCTGATCAGCGCTGCTGGGGTACGGCTTCGCGGAAGAGCTTCGCGCCGATGATGAGCGCCACGCCGCCCAGCAGCACCGGCACGGCGTTCACCTCGATGGCGGTGGTGAGGCTGGCCACGTCGGCGATCTTCCCGATGAGGGTGGGGGAGATGGCATCCCCCAGCAGGTGGATGCACAGCACGTTGAGCCCCATGGCGAAGGCACGGAAGGCGGGCTGCACGCAGTTGACGATGGCCGCGTTGATGGGGCCGCTGTTGAGGAAGATGAGGAACTGCGCCACGCCGATGACGGCGAACGTGGCGACCTGCGACTCCAGGTTCACGGCGATGAACATGCACGGGGCCGCGAGCAGCAGCCCCAGTCCGGACATGCCCAGGCCGCCGCCCTCGCGCTTGCGGTCCAGCTTGTCGCCGAGCCACCCGCCCGACACCGTGCCCAGCAGGCCCGCCACGGCTGTCACCGCGCCGAAGAGGAAGCCCGCCTCGGACTCCGTCATTCCGCGCGTCTTCACCATGTAAGAGGGCATCCAGAAGGCGAGCCCGCCCACGGAGAACGTCATCAGCGTGTAGCCCGCCGTGGTGGCCCAGAATGCCTTGTTGCCCGCCAGCCCCGAGAGTCCCACGGAGAAGGGCATCTTCGTCTGGGCGTCCGGCCCGTCCATGGCTCCCCGCTGGGGCTCGGGCATGAAGAAGGCCATGATCGCGAGGATCAGCCCCGGGGCGCCACCGGCGAAGAAGGCCACGTGCCAGGAGTACGTCTTGCTCAGGAACCCGCCCAGGCCGTAGCCCGCCGCCGCGCCCACGGGGATGGCGATGTAGAAGAACGCCAGCATGCGGGTGCGCATGGAGCGGGGGTAGAGGTCCGAGATCATCGAGGGCGCCACCGCGCCGTAGCCCGCCTCGCCGATGCCGATGAAGGCGCGCGCGACCAGCAGCGCCACGAAGGAGGCCGCCAGGCCCGAGGCTCCGGTGGCGAGGCTCCACATGAGCACGCCGCCCGCCACCAGCATCTTCCGGGGGACGCGATCCCCGAGATAGCCGCCGAGGGGCGAGGCCAGCATCAACACGATGATGAAGACGGTGCCCAGCATGCCCGACTGGGTGTTGTTGATGTTCAGGTCCGCCTGGATGGAGGGCAGCGCGGCCGCGACGATGTACCGGTCGAGGTAGTTGACCAGGTTGATGAGGGTGAGGATGAAGAGCGCGTAGCCCGCGCGCACGGCGGGCGTGGTGGGCTCGGCGGCGGACACGGCGGGAGTCAGGTTCATGTCCGGGAGGCTCCGAAGCGGTGGGCCAGTAGCCCCCAGCGCAGGCCGCGGTCGCTCACGCGGCACTGCTCCAAGCGCAGGGCGCGCAGGGCTTCCAGCAGCACGAGCGCGCCACAGGAGATGACATCCGCGCGCTTGGGCTGGAGGCCAGGGAGCTTGCAGCGCTCGGCCAGCGGGGTGCGGAAGAGCTGCTCCACGAGCTGCTCGAGCTGGGCGCGCGTCAGCGTGCCGCCGTGTACGCGCTCGGAGTCATAGGGGTCGACGCGGTGCTGCATCGCGTAGAGCGTCGTCACTGTGCCGGCCACGCCCACCAGCTCCGCGGTCGGCGGAGGCGGGGGCAGCGAGGCGAAGGTGTCGCGCAGG containing:
- a CDS encoding YaiI/YqxD family protein, with amino-acid sequence MKIWVDADACPGPVRDILLRAAERLRVPTVFVANKRLNLPRSEFVSSVQVAGGPDVADAHIAAAAQAGELAMTQDIPLAALLVPKGVVVIDPRGELFSEENIAERLSVRNFMQELRDSGVMTGGPGGFSAQDRQQFAATLDRELTRLLKTRG
- a CDS encoding lysophospholipid acyltransferase family protein is translated as MFYAFIRGLVSLTLGLFYRVKVNAPASEPEGPVMFVGNHPNGLIDPALLFVITRRHVTFLAKEPLFRLPVIGWILKGLRALPVYRKQDNPTQMTKNEGTLEAARTALVQGRAITIFPEGKSHSEPMLAELKTGAARIALGAAREGAPVRIVPVGFTYSEKHVFHSAVLIDVGPAIEVAPFLKLDAEGGAGEKEAARQLTERIAGALKAVTVNLERWEDLPLIQMAEQLYAFRQGEKTDRERLKHWARGLQLFRTEQPERFEQVRASLMSFQRRLELVHADPKDLTLVYRTGQVTTFVLKNLALLCLGLPLFLLGLVLFGLPYQVPRLLARSAELDTQATVKFLAALLMSLLWWPGLTVAAWLLGGWGWGVAALVGVPPLALFTLYFSERWVVLKRDIGVFFTLGSRARLKALLLQDGERLSTEVERLAGEYRPRMEQA
- a CDS encoding spinster family MFS transporter, with protein sequence MNLTPAVSAAEPTTPAVRAGYALFILTLINLVNYLDRYIVAAALPSIQADLNINNTQSGMLGTVFIIVLMLASPLGGYLGDRVPRKMLVAGGVLMWSLATGASGLAASFVALLVARAFIGIGEAGYGAVAPSMISDLYPRSMRTRMLAFFYIAIPVGAAAGYGLGGFLSKTYSWHVAFFAGGAPGLILAIMAFFMPEPQRGAMDGPDAQTKMPFSVGLSGLAGNKAFWATTAGYTLMTFSVGGLAFWMPSYMVKTRGMTESEAGFLFGAVTAVAGLLGTVSGGWLGDKLDRKREGGGLGMSGLGLLLAAPCMFIAVNLESQVATFAVIGVAQFLIFLNSGPINAAIVNCVQPAFRAFAMGLNVLCIHLLGDAISPTLIGKIADVASLTTAIEVNAVPVLLGGVALIIGAKLFREAVPQQR